Proteins found in one Sorghum bicolor cultivar BTx623 chromosome 1, Sorghum_bicolor_NCBIv3, whole genome shotgun sequence genomic segment:
- the LOC8054161 gene encoding uncharacterized protein LOC8054161 isoform X4, whose product MLLVRAPPSPPPLSAATNFPANLERPLRLRGVSSSHAGVATAAAAAKPAASSLGGQKRKQVASVANPLVKHCVKLRLSAAYRRSCRRLLLVGLAPILEVCRFELDAIDYLLLMDGVEVPEALREFSGDVVHVSAAVMKKVSGMQSVDSTEAIAVMHMPNHFRDLGSHEDGDALDGLLSYPKRILVLDGIQDPGNLGTLIRSACAFKWDGVFLLPACCDPFNEKAIRAARGASLQLPIVSGTWHDLHALMTKYGMKMMAGHPESSSDASKGIYSLSKELADSLLNESLCLVLGSEGNGLSAETLQACELVNIPMEGLDTWE is encoded by the exons ATGTTACTGGTGCGCGCCCCGCCGTCTCCGCCGCCGCTCTCGGCGGCGACCAACTTCCCGGCGAACCTGGAGCGCCCCCTTCGCCTTCGCGGCGTGTCCTCTTCCCATGCCGGCGTTGCTACGGCCGCTGCCGCGGCGAAGCCGGCGGCTTCCTCCCTGGGCGGGCAAAAGCGCAAGCAGGTGGCGAGCGTGGCGAACCCGCTGGTGAAGCACTGCGTCAAGCTCCGGCTCTCCGCAGCGTACCGCCGCTcctgccgccgcctcctcctcgtcggccTCGCGCCCATCCT GGAGGTGTGTAGGTTTGAGCTCGACGCCATCGATTACTTGCTTCTCATGGACGGCGTAGAGGTCCCGGAGGCGCTGCGCGAGTTCTCCGGTGACGTCGTGCATGTCAGCGCCGCGGTGATGAAGAAGGTGTCCGGGATGCAGTCGGTTGATTCCACCGAGGCGATTGCTGTCATGCACATGCCTAACCATTTCCGCGACCTCGGGAGCCATGAGGACGGGGATGCCCTTGATGGGTTGCTCAGTTATCCAAAGAGGATTCTAGTCCTTGATGGGATTCAG GATCCTGGTAACCTTGGAACACTGATAAGATCAGCTTGTGCTTTCAAATGG GATGGAGTATTCCTTCTTCCGGCTTGTTGTGATCCTTTCAATGAAAAGGCTATTCGTGCAGCCCGTGGAGCCTCTTTGCAGCTTCCTATTGTCTCTGGTACCTGGCATGACCTGCATGCATTGATGACAAAGTATGGTATGAAGATGATGGCAGGCCATCCAGAAAGTAGCAGTGATGCATCCAAAGGAATCTACTCGCTGTCCAAAGAACTAGCTGATTCACTGTTGAATGAGTCTCTGTGCTTAGTGTTAGGAAGTGAGGGCAATGGCCTCTCTGCAGAGACCCTCCAGGCATGTGAGCTTGTAAACATTCCAATGGAAG GCCTCGATACATGGGAATAA
- the LOC8054161 gene encoding uncharacterized protein LOC8054161 isoform X2, with amino-acid sequence MLLVRAPPSPPPLSAATNFPANLERPLRLRGVSSSHAGVATAAAAAKPAASSLGGQKRKQVASVANPLVKHCVKLRLSAAYRRSCRRLLLVGLAPILEVCRFELDAIDYLLLMDGVEVPEALREFSGDVVHVSAAVMKKVSGMQSVDSTEAIAVMHMPNHFRDLGSHEDGDALDGLLSYPKRILVLDGIQDPGNLGTLIRSACAFKWDGVFLLPACCDPFNEKAIRAARGASLQLPIVSGTWHDLHALMTKYGMKMMAGHPESSSDASKGIYSLSKELADSLLNESLCLVLGSEGNGLSAETLQACELVNIPMEGKCILTHKQSGFAMVIDVCVYMSVAH; translated from the exons ATGTTACTGGTGCGCGCCCCGCCGTCTCCGCCGCCGCTCTCGGCGGCGACCAACTTCCCGGCGAACCTGGAGCGCCCCCTTCGCCTTCGCGGCGTGTCCTCTTCCCATGCCGGCGTTGCTACGGCCGCTGCCGCGGCGAAGCCGGCGGCTTCCTCCCTGGGCGGGCAAAAGCGCAAGCAGGTGGCGAGCGTGGCGAACCCGCTGGTGAAGCACTGCGTCAAGCTCCGGCTCTCCGCAGCGTACCGCCGCTcctgccgccgcctcctcctcgtcggccTCGCGCCCATCCT GGAGGTGTGTAGGTTTGAGCTCGACGCCATCGATTACTTGCTTCTCATGGACGGCGTAGAGGTCCCGGAGGCGCTGCGCGAGTTCTCCGGTGACGTCGTGCATGTCAGCGCCGCGGTGATGAAGAAGGTGTCCGGGATGCAGTCGGTTGATTCCACCGAGGCGATTGCTGTCATGCACATGCCTAACCATTTCCGCGACCTCGGGAGCCATGAGGACGGGGATGCCCTTGATGGGTTGCTCAGTTATCCAAAGAGGATTCTAGTCCTTGATGGGATTCAG GATCCTGGTAACCTTGGAACACTGATAAGATCAGCTTGTGCTTTCAAATGG GATGGAGTATTCCTTCTTCCGGCTTGTTGTGATCCTTTCAATGAAAAGGCTATTCGTGCAGCCCGTGGAGCCTCTTTGCAGCTTCCTATTGTCTCTGGTACCTGGCATGACCTGCATGCATTGATGACAAAGTATGGTATGAAGATGATGGCAGGCCATCCAGAAAGTAGCAGTGATGCATCCAAAGGAATCTACTCGCTGTCCAAAGAACTAGCTGATTCACTGTTGAATGAGTCTCTGTGCTTAGTGTTAGGAAGTGAGGGCAATGGCCTCTCTGCAGAGACCCTCCAGGCATGTGAGCTTGTAAACATTCCAATGGAAG GTAAGTGCATCCTGACTCATAAGCAATCTGGTTTTGCTATGGTAATAGATGTGTGCGTCTACATGTCTGTCGCTCACTGA
- the LOC8054165 gene encoding recQ-mediated genome instability protein 2, with translation MDYTLAALKIFSSQLADCTEAPSSEGSSAAQMLNGIRFQRAWIQGVILSADYSEAGDGRLLLDDGSCIVDLFVLPREAEGGYWRPGMYVMVIGPYIAAESNDNYPAIKVHKIVDLSSQPDREAMWYMEVAEAYNLFYLPFSAAASPAPPS, from the exons ATGGACTATACCCTCGCGGCGCTGAAGATCTTCAGCTCCCAGCTTGCGGACTGCACCGAGGCGCCGTCCTCTGAGGGTTCCTCGGCCGCGCAGATGCTCAACGGCATCCGCTTCCAGCGCGCCTGGATCCAG GGGGTGATCCTGTCAGCGGACTACAGCGAAGCCGGAGACGGGCGCTTGTTGCTGGATGACGGATCCTGCATCGTCGACCTCTTCGTCTTGCCCAGAGAAGCAGAGGGCGGGTACTGGCGGCCAG GGATGTATGTAATGGTTATTGGCCCATACATTGCAGCAGAGTCCAATGACAATTATCCAGCTATCAAG GTGCATAAGATAGTGGACCTCTCTTCCCAGCCAGACCGTGAAGCAATGTGGTACATGGAAGTTGCTGAGGCTTACAACTTATTTTACTTGCCATTCTCAGCCGCTGCTAGTCCCGCTCCACCATCATGA
- the LOC8054163 gene encoding uncharacterized protein LOC8054163 — MALLQSQSRLPGIGCSSSIVLARARVQQCLAAASHSRAPLLRANGGRRSTTGLPTSSSSSFKAGNAISLSRRRIRDLRVVAEAATAGAAKVVTPASSGGVSVSDVLWPSAGAFLAMAVLGKMDQMVAFKGVSLTIAPLGAVCCVLFSAPGSPAAKKYNMFVAQIGCAAFGVLALSLFGPGWLARGAALSASIAFMTITGASHPPAASLPLLFIDGPKFHNLQLWYALFPGAAGCIVLCLIQEVVLYLKKNFKF, encoded by the exons ATGGCTTTGCTGCAGAGCCAGAGCCGCCTGCCCGGCAttggctgcagcagcagcatcgTCTTGGCAAGAGCGAGGGTGCAGCAGTGTCTGGCAGCGGCGTCGCACTCACGCGCGCCCCTCCTGCGAGCTAATGGCGGCAGGAGGAGCACGACGGGCCtccccacctcctcctcctcctcctttaaGGCTGGCAATGCGATCAGCCTCAGCCGGCGGAGAATAAGGGACCTGCGCGTCGTCGCGGAGGCGGCCACCGCGGGGGCGGCCAAGGTGGTCACGCCGGCGTCGTCTGGCGGCGTCAGCGTCAGCGACGTGCTCTGGCCTTCCGCCG GAGCGTTCTTGGCCATGGCGGTACTGGGAAAAATGGACCAGATGGTGGCGTTCAAGGGAGTATCCTTGACGATTGCGCCCCTTGGAGCAGTCTGCTGCGTGCTTTTTAGCGCTCCAGGCTCCCCTGCAGCCAAG AAATATAATATGTTCGTCGCCCAGATTGGTTGTGCGGCTTTTGGCGTATTAGCCCTCTCGTTGTTTGGGCCTGGCTGGTTAGCAAGAGGCGCAGCTCTTTCAGCCAGCATAGCATTCATGACCATCACGGGTGCCTCACATCCACCAG CTGCAAGCTTGCCCCTCTTGTTTATCGATGGCCCGAAGTTTCACAATCTGCAACTTTGGTACGCGCTTTTCCCTGGAGCTGCAGGCTGCATCGTCCTTTGCTTGATT CAAGAGGTGGTGCTTTACCTGAAGAAGAACTTCAAGTTTTGA
- the LOC8054164 gene encoding uncharacterized protein LOC8054164, with product MDQVPRDVLADVLALLPPRTLAVSRCVCREWRDVVDADARCQLRTDLLPLSVAGIFVETNEPEPPDFFGRPSMARKIASDLQSYLKMDKDHQGLSLASISDCCNGLVLLDDDLVVNPATRQWMRLPPYSTLPGDEKNYYD from the coding sequence ATGGACCAGGTGCCTCGAGACGTGCTAGCGGACGTGTTAGCCCTGCTGCCGCCGCGCACCCTCGCCGTGTCGCGCTGCGTCTGCAGGGAGTGGCGCGACGTCGTGGACGCGGACGCGCGCTGCCAGCTGCGCACGGACCTCCTCCCGCTCTCGGTGGCCGGCATCTTCGTGGAGACGAACGAGCCTGAGCCTCCGGACTTCTTCGGCCGGCCCTCGATGGCGCGTAAGATCGCCAGCGATCTCCAAAGCTACCTGAAGATGGACAAAGACCATCAAGGCCTTTCTCTCGCGTCCATCTCGGATTGCTGCAATGGCCTCGTCCTCCTTGATGATGATCTCGTGGTTAACCCGGCGACGAGGCAATGGATGCGCTTGCCGCCTTATTCGACCTTGCCTGGGGACGAAAAGAACTATTACGATTAA
- the LOC8067267 gene encoding magnesium transporter MRS2-A, chloroplastic codes for MASVALSSSSQAGLLVLPSPLLKPAVGACLRYRLPRLPPGLSSVRKGGILPLPILVPPRAVEGNDGRAAVTKEEVEEEEEEEEVEVTKEGEEDTQERGGTTGSTKEDAARGSERFAADYIPLGIREPVYEAIEVRSNGRMSTKKISRRQLLKSSGLRLRDTRSVDPSLWLMNSMPSLLVREQAILLNLGSLRAIAMYERVLIFNYNSPGGKAFLGLLLPRLNPRNINGGPAMPFQLEVVEAALISRIQRLEQRLMKIEPHVATLLEVLPNRLTADVLEQLRLSKQALVELGSRAGDLKQMLIDLLDDPHEIRRICIMGRNCTLDRLSDNMECSVPLEKQIAEEEEEEIEMLLENYLQRCESCHGQAERLLNSAREMEDSIAVNLSSRRLEVSRVELLLQVGTFCVAIGALIAGIFGMNLQSYLETNAWAFWATTGGIVVGAVAGFFLMYSYLKARKIL; via the exons ATGGCGTCCGTggcgctgtcctcgtcgtcgcAGGCCGGCCTCCTCGTCCTCCCGTCGCCGCTCCTGAAGCCGGCCGTCGGCGCATGCCTCCGCTACCGCCTGCCGAGGCTGCCTCCGGGGCTCTCGAGCGTGAGGAAGGGAGGGATCCTGCCGCTGCCGATCCTGGTGCCTCCCCGGGCCGTGGAGGGCAATGACGGGCGGGCCGCAGTGACCaaggaggaggtggaggaggaggaggaggaagaggaggtcgAGGTGACCAAGGAGGGCGAGGAGGATACTCAGGAGAGGGGAGGTACTACTGGTTCCACGAAGGAGGACGCGGCAAGGGGTTCGGAGCGGTTCGCGGCGGACTACATCCCGCTCGGCATCAGGGAGCCCGTCTACGAG GCGATAGAAGTGAGATCTAATGGGAGGATGTCCACCAAAAAAATAAGCAGGCGGCAGCTACTGAAATCTAGTG GTCTCCGCCTACGAGATACTAGAAGCGTTGACCCATCACTATGGTTAATGAATTCAATGCCTTCCCTGCTG GTACGTGAGCAAGCTATTTTGCTCAATCTTGGTTCCTTGCGAGCAATTGCTATGTATGAGCGTGTTCTTATATTCAACTATAACAG CCCAGGAGGGAAGGCCTTTCTAGGGTTATTACTGCCTAGGTTAAATCCAAGAAACATCAATGGTGGGCCTGCAATGCCTTTTCAGCTTGAG GTTGTTGAAGCTGCACTTATTTCTAGAATACAAAGATTGGAGCAGAGACTAATGAAAATTGAGCCTCAT GTGGCTACATTGCTAGAAGTTCTACCAAATCGATTGACAGCTGATGTGCTGGAGCAGCTTCGTCTAAGTAAACAAGCATTG GTTGAGCTGGGTTCACGAGCAGGTGACCTCAAACAAATGCTTATTGATCTCCTGGATGATCCTCATGAAATCCGACGAATATGCATAATGGGGAGAAATTGCACACTTGATAGATTGAGTGATAACATGGAGTGCTCTGTTCCTTTAGAGAAGCAGATTGCTGAAG aggaagaggaagaaattGAAATGTTGTTGGAAAATTATCTTCAACG ATGTGAATCATGCCATGGTCAAGCAGAGAGACTTCTGAATTCTGCAAGAGAAATGGAAGACTCGATTGCTGTGAACTTAAG TTCCCGACGACTTGAAGTAAGTAGAGTGGAGCTGCTTCTTCAAGTGGGAACATTTTGCGTTGCAATAGGGGCATTAATTGCAG GAATATTTGGCATGAATCTTCAATCATATCTCGAAACAAATGCG TGGGCATTTTGGGCGACAACTGGTGGAATAGTTGTTGGAGCAGTAGCTGGATTTTTCCTCATGTACTCATATCTAAAGGCTAGGAAGATATTGTGA
- the LOC8067266 gene encoding glycosyltransferase family protein 64 protein C5, with translation MPSSPPRPAMEHRRRQQPPAPSAPAYLAATLAFLTLAAVAYSRVAFPSFPHPLATRGCRPDAEGSWSAGVFRGDSPFSLKPIEHWGISSGPGAAWPVANPVVTCADVAKVGFPSSFVANPFLFIQGDSIYMFFETKNPISSQGDIAAAVSKDAGTTWQQLGVVLDEEWHLSYPYVFSYGNETYMMPESSKKGILKLYRAVDFPLKWELEKVLLERPLVDSVIIYFKGSYWLLGSDLSSYGAKQTGDLFIWYSSSPLGPWNRHKQNPILNTGNRPSARNGGRPFIYNDNLYRIGKIRGGGSGYTIQIFKVQFLTADQYKEVAVPFVLDKPLKNRNAWNGARSHHLDVQQLPLSQHWIGVMDGDRVLSGDSIHRLTVGCMFYGAACILVLLLGGLIGAIKCTLPLKWYLPHTEKRSDTFDIEKQVLLCHKFSWLICNVNRLGSLIGGKINYRAWKDRVYIAVIILILVVLTFLGTNYIFGGNGAEEPYPIRGRYSQFTLLTMTYDARFWNLKMFVEHYSKCASVREIVVVWNKGRAPVQGELNSMVPVRIRVENKNTLNNRFKIDKEIKTGAVMELDDDIMMTCDDLERGFKVWREHPDRIVGYYPRLAEGSPLEYRNERYARQQGGYNIILTGAAFMDHELAFKRYWSKEAEIGRQIVDSFFNCEDVLLNFLFANASSASTVEYVKPAWAIDMSKFSGVAISRNTQAHYHVRSKCLAMFSGIFGNLTSKRSFNSRGDGWDV, from the exons ATGCCGTCGTCACCCCCGCGGCCGGCGATGGAGCATCGCCGCCGCCAGCAGCCTCCAGCGCCCTCCGCGCCCGCCTACCTCGCCGCAACGCTCGCCTTCCTCACCCTCGCCGCGGTCGCCTACTCCCGCGTCGCCTTCCCCAGCTTCCCGCACCCGCTGGCCACACGCGGGTGCCGCCCCGACGCCGAGGGGTCCTGGTCCGCCGGCGTCTTCCGCGGGGACTCCCCCTTCTCCCTCAAGCCCATCGAGCAC TGGGGGATCTCTAGTGGCCCTGGAGCGGCATGGCCAGTGGCGAACCCGGTCGTGACGTGCGCCGACGTGGCGAAGGTTGGATTCCCTAGCAGCTTCGTCGCTAATCCCTTTCTCTTCATCCAG GGGGACTCCATTTATATGTTTTTCGAGACCAAGAACCCCATTTCATCACAAGGCGACATTGCTGCTGCCGTGAGCAAGGATGCCGGCACAACATGGCAGCAGCTGGGTGTAGTGTTGGATGAGGAGTGGCACCTTTCTTATCCATATGTGTTCAGTTATGGAAACGAG ACTTACATGATGCCTGAAAGCAGCAAGAAAGGAATCCTTAAGTTATACCGTGCCGTGGACTTTCCCCTTAAGTGGGAATTAGAAAAGGTCCTTCTGGAGAGGCCGCTTGTAGATTCGGTCATCATATATTTCAAGGGTTCCTATTGGCTCCTTGGATCAGATTTAAGTTCTTATGGCGCAAAACAGACAGGTGATCTCTTTATTTGGTACAGCAGCTCTCCTCTTGGTCCTTGGAATCGACACAAGCAGAACCCAATTCTTAATACAGGCAACAGGCCGAGTGCCAGAAATGGAGGCAGGCCATTCATTTACAATGACAATCTTTATCGCATAGGAAAAATCCGTGGTGGTGGATCTGGCTATACCATCCAAATATTCAAAGTTCAATTCCTGACAGCAGATCAATACAAGGAAGTTGCGGTCCCATTTGTCCTTGACAAACCCCTCAAAAACCGAAATGCATGGAATGGTGCAAGGTCCCATCACCTTGATGTTCAGCAGCTTCCATTAAGTCAACATTGGATTGGGGTAATGGATGGTGACAGAGTGCTCTCAGGTGACTCAATTCACCGTCTGACGGTAGGCTGTATGTTTTATGGTGCTGCTTGCATTTTGGTTCTTCTACTTGGTGGGCTTATTGGTGCAATCAAGTGCACCTTACCACTTAAATGGTATTTACCACATACTGAGAAGCGGAGTGACACCTTTGATATAGAGAAGCAGGTATTGCTGTGCCATAAGTTTAGTTGGCTTATCTGCAATGTGAACAGGTTGGGATCTCTTATTGGTGGGAAAATTAATTACAGAGCTTGGAAAGACCGAGTTTATATAGCTGTTATAATATTGATATTAGTAGTCCTAACTTTTTTGGGGACTAACTACATCTTTGGTGGCAATGGTGCAGAAGAACCATATCCTATTAGGGGTAGGTACTCACAGTTCACATTGTTGACCATGACCTATGATGCCCGATTTTGGAATCTGAAGATGTTTGTGGAGCATTACTCTAaatgtgcatcggtgagggaGATTGTAGTGGTCTGGAACAAAGGTCGAGCCCCAGTGCAAGGTGAATTGAACTCTATGGTGCCTGTTAGGATCAGAGTTGAAAATAAGAATACTCTGAACAACAGATTCAAAATAGACAAAGAAATTAAAACGGGAGCTGTTATGGAGCTTGATGATGATATCATGATGACATGTGATGACTTAGAGCGTGGGTTCAAGGTATGGAGGGAGCACCCTGATAGGATTGTTGGATACTATCCACGCCTTGCTGAGGGCTCGCCTCTAGAATACCGCAATGAGAGGTATGCTCGGCAACAAGGAGGTTATAACATCATACTAACAGGAGCAGCATTTATGGATCATGAGCTAGCCTTTAAGAGGTACTGGAGCAAAGAGGCTGAGATAGGAAGGCAGATTGTTGATAGTTTCTTTAATTGTGAGGATGTTCTCCTAAATTTCTTATTTGCGAATGCAAGCTCGGCAAGCACAGTGGAGTATGTAAAACCAGCTTGGGCAATTGATATGTCTAAATTCTCAGGAGTAGCCATTAGTCGAAACACGCAGGCACATTACCATGTTAGGAGCAAATGCCTTGCTATGTTTTCAGGAATCTTTGGGAATTTGACTTCCAAGAGGTCTTTTAACAGCAGGGGTGATGGCTGGGATGTATAG
- the LOC8054161 gene encoding uncharacterized protein LOC8054161 isoform X3, whose product MLLVRAPPSPPPLSAATNFPANLERPLRLRGVSSSHAGVATAAAAAKPAASSLGGQKRKQVASVANPLVKHCVKLRLSAAYRRSCRRLLLVGLAPILEVCRFELDAIDYLLLMDGVEVPEALREFSGDVVHVSAAVMKKVSGMQSVDSTEAIAVMHMPNHFRDLGSHEDGDALDGLLSYPKRILVLDGIQDPGNLGTLIRSACAFKWDGVFLLPACCDPFNEKAIRAARGASLQLPIVSGTWHDLHALMTKYGMKMMAGHPESSSDASKGIYSLSKELADSLLNESLCLVLGSEGNGLSAETLQACELVNIPMEAWNCTICHQVLPRRVDCKRT is encoded by the exons ATGTTACTGGTGCGCGCCCCGCCGTCTCCGCCGCCGCTCTCGGCGGCGACCAACTTCCCGGCGAACCTGGAGCGCCCCCTTCGCCTTCGCGGCGTGTCCTCTTCCCATGCCGGCGTTGCTACGGCCGCTGCCGCGGCGAAGCCGGCGGCTTCCTCCCTGGGCGGGCAAAAGCGCAAGCAGGTGGCGAGCGTGGCGAACCCGCTGGTGAAGCACTGCGTCAAGCTCCGGCTCTCCGCAGCGTACCGCCGCTcctgccgccgcctcctcctcgtcggccTCGCGCCCATCCT GGAGGTGTGTAGGTTTGAGCTCGACGCCATCGATTACTTGCTTCTCATGGACGGCGTAGAGGTCCCGGAGGCGCTGCGCGAGTTCTCCGGTGACGTCGTGCATGTCAGCGCCGCGGTGATGAAGAAGGTGTCCGGGATGCAGTCGGTTGATTCCACCGAGGCGATTGCTGTCATGCACATGCCTAACCATTTCCGCGACCTCGGGAGCCATGAGGACGGGGATGCCCTTGATGGGTTGCTCAGTTATCCAAAGAGGATTCTAGTCCTTGATGGGATTCAG GATCCTGGTAACCTTGGAACACTGATAAGATCAGCTTGTGCTTTCAAATGG GATGGAGTATTCCTTCTTCCGGCTTGTTGTGATCCTTTCAATGAAAAGGCTATTCGTGCAGCCCGTGGAGCCTCTTTGCAGCTTCCTATTGTCTCTGGTACCTGGCATGACCTGCATGCATTGATGACAAAGTATGGTATGAAGATGATGGCAGGCCATCCAGAAAGTAGCAGTGATGCATCCAAAGGAATCTACTCGCTGTCCAAAGAACTAGCTGATTCACTGTTGAATGAGTCTCTGTGCTTAGTGTTAGGAAGTGAGGGCAATGGCCTCTCTGCAGAGACCCTCCAGGCATGTGAGCTTGTAAACATTCCAATGGAAG
- the LOC8054161 gene encoding uncharacterized protein LOC8054161 isoform X1 — MLLVRAPPSPPPLSAATNFPANLERPLRLRGVSSSHAGVATAAAAAKPAASSLGGQKRKQVASVANPLVKHCVKLRLSAAYRRSCRRLLLVGLAPILEVCRFELDAIDYLLLMDGVEVPEALREFSGDVVHVSAAVMKKVSGMQSVDSTEAIAVMHMPNHFRDLGSHEDGDALDGLLSYPKRILVLDGIQDPGNLGTLIRSACAFKWDGVFLLPACCDPFNEKAIRAARGASLQLPIVSGTWHDLHALMTKYGMKMMAGHPESSSDASKGIYSLSKELADSLLNESLCLVLGSEGNGLSAETLQACELVNIPMEGTFESLNVSVAGGIFLFMLQPKGQIDRTSTP; from the exons ATGTTACTGGTGCGCGCCCCGCCGTCTCCGCCGCCGCTCTCGGCGGCGACCAACTTCCCGGCGAACCTGGAGCGCCCCCTTCGCCTTCGCGGCGTGTCCTCTTCCCATGCCGGCGTTGCTACGGCCGCTGCCGCGGCGAAGCCGGCGGCTTCCTCCCTGGGCGGGCAAAAGCGCAAGCAGGTGGCGAGCGTGGCGAACCCGCTGGTGAAGCACTGCGTCAAGCTCCGGCTCTCCGCAGCGTACCGCCGCTcctgccgccgcctcctcctcgtcggccTCGCGCCCATCCT GGAGGTGTGTAGGTTTGAGCTCGACGCCATCGATTACTTGCTTCTCATGGACGGCGTAGAGGTCCCGGAGGCGCTGCGCGAGTTCTCCGGTGACGTCGTGCATGTCAGCGCCGCGGTGATGAAGAAGGTGTCCGGGATGCAGTCGGTTGATTCCACCGAGGCGATTGCTGTCATGCACATGCCTAACCATTTCCGCGACCTCGGGAGCCATGAGGACGGGGATGCCCTTGATGGGTTGCTCAGTTATCCAAAGAGGATTCTAGTCCTTGATGGGATTCAG GATCCTGGTAACCTTGGAACACTGATAAGATCAGCTTGTGCTTTCAAATGG GATGGAGTATTCCTTCTTCCGGCTTGTTGTGATCCTTTCAATGAAAAGGCTATTCGTGCAGCCCGTGGAGCCTCTTTGCAGCTTCCTATTGTCTCTGGTACCTGGCATGACCTGCATGCATTGATGACAAAGTATGGTATGAAGATGATGGCAGGCCATCCAGAAAGTAGCAGTGATGCATCCAAAGGAATCTACTCGCTGTCCAAAGAACTAGCTGATTCACTGTTGAATGAGTCTCTGTGCTTAGTGTTAGGAAGTGAGGGCAATGGCCTCTCTGCAGAGACCCTCCAGGCATGTGAGCTTGTAAACATTCCAATGGAAGGTACTTTTGAATCACTGAATGTTTCAGTTGCAGGTGGCATATTTTTGTTCATGTTACAACCCAAAGGTCAAATTGACAGGACTTCAACCCCTTAA
- the LOC8054162 gene encoding uncharacterized protein LOC8054162: MACPAATTARIGARRGPCLWRSERSISVLVGSASLLPDRAARDTRARASELQQAPRPASATVPTHKVTVHDRQRGVVHEFVVPEDQYILHTAEAQDIRLPFACRHGCCTSCAVRIKSGQIRQPEALGISAELKDQGYALLCVGFPSGDVEVETQDEDEVYWLQFGRYFARGPVERDDYALELAMGDE, translated from the exons ATGGCCTGCCCCGCCGCCACCAC GGCTCGCATCGGGGCGCGGAGAGGGCCGTGCCTGTGGAGGAGCGAGAGGAGCATCAGCGTCCTCGTCGGTTCCGCGTCCCTGCTCCCGGACCGCGCGGCCCGGGACACGAGGGCGCGCGCCTCGGAGCTGCAGCAAGCGCCCCGCCCGGCCTCCGCTACCGTCCCCACGCACAAGGTCACCGTCCACGACCGCCAGCGCGGGGTCGTCCACGAATTCGTCGTGCCGGAG GACCAGTACATTCTACACACCGCGGAGGCGCAGGACATCAGATTGCCGTTCGCGTGCCGCCACG GTTGCTGTACAAGCTGTGCAGTCCGAATAAAATCAGGACAAATAAGGCAGCCAGAAGCACTTGGAATATCTGCAGAACTAAAAGATCAG GGTTATGCTTTGTTGTGTGTTGGTTTCCCATCTGGTGATGTCGAAGTCGAgactcaagatgaagatgag GTATATTGGCTCCAGTTTGGGAGATATTTTGCACGAGGGCCTGTG GAAAGAGATGATTACGCGCTAGAACTTGCAATGGGAGACGAATGA